GCTTTTGAGCCCGTACAAGTGATGAAGCACAGTACACATGCTGTCACTTTGCCTGCCCAGCTGGTTTTATTATACCTCTGTATATCCCTGTGTATCTCATAAGCACATTCTTTGTCTAAGTGACCACAGGGTGGCGCTGCTTTCCTAGGTTTTCAAAGCTACTCTACGTTTggccctttaaaataaaagtctgcaACATATTCGAACAAATCCAACACGCTGTTCGAGCAGCACCAGCAGCATCGAGCGGTGGAACTCGGTTCAGTGAGCTTTTCATGCAGGACAGGATTCGTTTTTTAGGATTCCCTCCAAGACACCAACACAACAGGGCACCAGAAACTAGCAGCGATGCAGTACGCCTGCTTAAGGttacagaattaaaaaaaagtttattataaTGAAAGAGGAATTACAATGCAGGGAATGTAAACTTCGTAGAAGGatagaaggaggaaaaaagggGGAACAGGAAGAAAAAAGGTTGCAGAACATGAGCAGGGCACCGAAGCAATGGAGGTGTGTTTAAGCTTTATTTGCAGTAAAGTGACAACTGGTAATCAGTGGACATCACAAAGCAGCAGCTTGTAAGGACATGTTCAAAAGATGTCATCATAGCCATCAGTGATGCTCCACACAGGTGCAACAGAACAACAGCTCAGTTATATAAATACAGTACTACAGCCATCGAAGAAAATGACAGGTATCACTATTTGTCTGGGTGTTTGgatttatttgctttaaagaacagataaacacagttAAGAcctacaaacaaataaacaatacattgtgATTTTGTGTCAGTGTGTTAGCTTAAACATTTCCAAATTTCTCCTTGGGGGAATTCCAGTATACAATTATCATCCAATCCCTGCTTCAGCTAATCAGTACTTCTTTACATGACCTCATGTGTGCTGCTGATAGAATCAAACACATGGCTCAGTGTTTCTATTCTAATGTTACATAGTGTTGTTACTGACAGACAGATAAgattaaacagataaacagctttgaGCAATTTTCTTGGCTGCCTAAGACCTCTGCATAAACAGCATGGTGCCATGTGTTAGGCCCCTGAGACAGCTGTATTCAAAAAGCTATTAATCTTGCCTGTATTCACAAAGCCTCTTGAAGCAGGAGTGCTGATTTAGGATCAGATGTCTTATTTATGATGGTCTTACTGATAGGaacagatcctagatcagcactgcTTATCTGAGAAGCTTTGTGAATACGGGCCCTGGGCGGTAAGAGTATATTTGTCCAGAAAAACACCGATATTAAAAAAcgacaaataatattaatacaataagtagtgattttatacATGAATGTATATGGTTAgtcatttccaaacctctcctcacaGCTGCCCAGCATTATTTGCAGTTTATCATCCAGTGCCAGGCTTAGCTAGTCAGTTATTCACTAAATCCAGTCAGTGTtgttgatggaatttaacaaatcagtCTGATGATTAAGAGCATTGGAGAGAAATCTCAgagtatgtatacatatatatatattttaaaaaaaccttttactctatttatgtttatttttatattaatatatggtGTCTACTTGCAAAGTTACACACTTAATACAAAGACAAATCATGTAATAATTATTATCTTTATGTGCTTGTTGTAAACATATACTAATGAACTAATGAACCCTAAGGTGCAACAATggtcctcacacacacacacataatgtcAAGCTGTAACTTGTACACAGTTATGACACCGACTTAGCACCACTGTGCTGCTGAAACAACACAGCGTTCTATTCCCAGCGTACTACTTGGCAGGGACCCTAAAATACAACAGTGCTGTCTTGCTTAACAAGTTTTACTGTCAGAGAAGAACATCTTCTAAGAGAAAGGATAAACAGTCCAGCAGAGCAAAGTGCAATAGTGTCCTCATCTATACACACAGTTATAAACAGACTTGAACATAGTATTACACTCTTAGAGTACTTTTTATATCTTTAACATTCTTTTCCATTGTTTGATTCTCACTGATCTCAGCTAGCACAAAAAGAGACAGTATCTCTAAAGTATCTCTATCACTGCAGTATGATGGTCAATGATCACACAGAGTACACATAAGATTTcattacatatacagtactatgcaaaaagtcacagaccacccttcatttcatttaaaagtagCCAGTATactaatatatacattatactaCTAAAAGTtgttctttatatatttatatatttctggGGAGATGAGATATGAGATCATCCACTTACATAAGAAACAGGAAAgtgaaaaaactaaatatagatattaaagagcacttaaagctttcatctttgagaaaaatccacaggtgtttctgtccatccttccactgtgagaagacaactcaacactatgagtctaaaaggacgtgtagctggtAAGAAGATCTTATTGAGAACAAGaagtagacaaaaaaaagaagacaaatcGCAAATCAAGTACGAAAATTGTGCTCTCAGAACCgtggactgtccaccccagagtccagacctttgAGTGAGCCATGCGGATtactttgaaaaattgaaagtgtgaagaatggaagctgttataaaagCAAAGTGtggaaatactaaatactgaattaTATGACAGCGTCatgttctgttaaatacatgctTTGTGCTTTTGTCCTTACAAAATGAATAACGtctacttaatggctgttctggctggaaattaaatacatgaagagTGTCAGatgtttgtacagtactgtagataATGGATGAATACTTGTTGCTGTTTGAAGCTGCTGATTGTGTAGCCTTAGTAGGTGGCTGTAATATTATAATAGTGCCTAAAATGCAAGAGGCAATGAGCTTATTGCACTCATTGCATTAATGTTTTTACACTGTTATTGGTTCTTGAGAGAAAAGCATTAAACATGTTTGTTCAAAATTTCAAGTTACTAAAAATCAAAATTGTATGTATTAACACTAAGCTTGGACCACCGAACAAACACCCAAAACGTGACATGATGGACATGGATGTTTTGACCTACCAACAATGCAAACATAAAGTGTAATTACTACCATCTACTCTGTAAACATCTAAAAATGCCATAGCCACAAGGAGGCAGTCCAGTTACACACTTTCAGCACTGTGTTTGACAACAACATGTAACATTACACCACAGTTTACATAAACATGTCTTGTGTCTTTGGTTGTcttcaacacacctgatttactTCATTAATAAAACACTAGAGTGTGCCCTGGGAAAAATCTacacagagaacagagggaAAAGTCAGCTTTCACATAATTATTAAACCGTTCTTGAGTGGTTACTTTTGCTTCTTCCCTGTGTTGAACTGATAACCTGCAGCTTATTTATTCTGGTTAGGGATGTTGAGGAACAGATGTGCCCTGAAATTTAGGGGTCTCCCTGTGCCAGGTATTCAAGGGCATCCCCCTCGCAGCGCAAGTAGTGGTAGCCCAGGTCAGAGGTCACGTCCTGGCAGCCTTGACTAAAATAGAAGTCGAGAGATGGCTTGTTCCAGTCCAACACAGAAAAATTCAGCTGAGTGCAACCAGCAGCCAGTCCTAGCTGGATACAGTGACAACccaaaataaacagcataaaaaaataaaataaaaaaaaacataagacaATTTAGAATatgcagaaagcagaaagaaatCTGGCTATCAGACAAGCTTGttgtgttatttacatttaactaATGGAAAAACTAAATGCACTTTAATATTAGTGGTGCATCAATCATgaattttctttgtttcataACAGACATCATCAGCAATAGCAGTATTAATATACTTTTTCACCCAAAGCTCACACTTATGATATGAAACACAGTCCTAACAGTTAGACAGACTTCATGCACTTCAGACAAAGTGTAGAGTAGCAAACATTTTTTAGATTGCATGCACTATTAACATGGCCTACATACATTATAGCCTTTACAAATAGTCCTGACAACTTTCCATTAGGGGTCAGTTTTGACTGAATGCTCATATGCTTACAAGTCAGAAATTGGCCCAAAACTATAGTAAGCATATTAGTAAGCAATGACAACAAGCACAAAAGACTGCTAACAGACCAAGAGGCTCCTCCACTAGTATTCCGATATAGGCCTTAAGTACACATTATGGAACTGTCCAGTGCAATtacaacatacaaagtaaaggGTATGTTACACACTTAACAAGCTTCAAGTTTGCCTTGAGAGATATTAAACCCAATGTGGGCACATCTTCATTAATCAGCATTAACAGATATAAAATACTGATCACAAACTGAAAGGTTCCACATGAAATGCTACTTAATGAAATGTTCTTCATTATATGACAACAAAATGCATGAACTGCAATATTCTATGCATTAAGTTAGTACAGACTGTGCTAGTAGGTTGTGAAGACTACAAGGAAATAATCTGCACGTGTTATTGAAGAGTGGTGCTAGCATGATTGATACAAGATGATATAATATAGTTTCTTGCTGACACAACTGAATACTATTTGTTGAAAAATTAAGATGTTATGAAAACAAATACAGTTGAAATGCCATCAACCAAAATGGCAACTCGCAAAATATAACACAGCCCTCATATACTTAGCTGGATCACATTATGTAGTCATTAAATCGCAACACATTGATTGAAATGATCTAAATAAATCAGCCAATTGCTGATTTTATATTAGCAGCAAAAACCCTTACCTGTGCAACTTTTCTCATCAGTGCCTTGCCAATGCCTTTTCCTGGGGAAGATTCAAAAATGGATATGAAATGTCTAAGCATTGATAATTACAACCAGGTCAGATGTTCAGATGTTCATTACAGTCTAGTTTCAAACAGTTTTATACATTTCAAACATGCAATAATAGTACTACACTTACCTCTGAACTCTGGCATCACATACAAGTCCTCCATGTACACAGCCCGGCCTTTAAATGAACTGTATGAGTAGAAGTACAGGGAATACCCTACTTTACTATGACctgaaacaaacagacaaatgagAACACACATACTttctctgcactgcactgcagttTGATAAAAGGTCAAGTACACCTGAAGGCTACATGGGACCTAGAATGAGTAATAGGTTGATGAAAATTCATGTCAGATGCTTTGAGGCAAAACAAGAGAACAGGAGACAGTAAGgagaaaaaatgtattatgtaacAATCATGTGTCTCAGCTGCAAGCGAGGGGTAGCCTTAATGAGATAACACAAAGGCTATACCAACATCAGAGCAGACGAAATAAGTATTAATGGAATATACCA
This window of the Pygocentrus nattereri isolate fPygNat1 chromosome 2, fPygNat1.pri, whole genome shotgun sequence genome carries:
- the si:dkey-19b23.15 gene encoding thialysine N-epsilon-acetyltransferase, translating into MDFTIRAATLEDCKDVARMITELAEYEKAADHVEITQKDLEQDGFSKNPFFHGIIAEVPEQHKSKDGHSKVGYSLYFYSYSSFKGRAVYMEDLYVMPEFRGKGIGKALMRKVAQLGLAAGCTQLNFSVLDWNKPSLDFYFSQGCQDVTSDLGYHYLRCEGDALEYLAQGDP